In Apis cerana isolate GH-2021 linkage group LG5, AcerK_1.0, whole genome shotgun sequence, a single genomic region encodes these proteins:
- the LOC107998335 gene encoding protein phosphatase 1A isoform X1 has translation MGALLDTPKTEKYNEHGSGNGLHYGVASMQGWRMEMEDAHRAITGLKGGLSDWSYFAVFDGHAGALVSAHSAEHLLECIMQTEEFKAEDVTKGIHSGFLRLDDEMRELPEMSSGTEKSGSTAVCAFISPRNIYIANCGDSRAVLCRAGDPVFSTRDHKPVLPAEKERIQNAGGSVMIQRVNGALAVSRALGDYEYKNLKDRGPCEQLVSPEPEIFVRDRDDEHDEFLVLACDGIWDVMNNEDLCNFIHSRLLLTDDLEAVTNQVIDTCLYKGSRDNMSIVLVTFPAAPKPSPEAQKKEAELEMAIERRIKEIVAEQKDKNEFDFLQLLQLLVDQEFPNLPPGGGLSAKQPFIEQVFREVCPSRADSITFQQYSSPFLQSKLNSPITDFNNNC, from the exons ATGGGGGCACTTTTGGATACTccaaaaacagaaaaatataatgaacatGGTTCTGGCAATGGACTACATTATGGTGTTGCCAGCATGCAAGGATGGAGAATGGAAATGGAAGATGCTCATAGAGCAATAACTGGTTTAAAAGGTGGTCTCTCAGATTGGAGTTATTTTGCAGTATTTGATGGTCATGCTGGTGCATTAGTATCAGCTCATAGTGCAGAACATTTGTTAGAATGTATAATGCAAACAGAAGAGTTTAAAGCAGAAGATGTTACCAAAGGAATACATTCTGGCTTTCTTCGACTTGATGATGAAATGAGAGAATTACCAGAAATGAGTTCTGGAACAGAAAAATCTGGTTCTACAGCTGTTTGTGCATTTATATCTCccagaaacatatatattgcTAACTGTGGCGATTCTCGAGCTGTACTTTGTCGAGCAGGGGATCCAGTTTTCTCAACAAGAGATCACAAACCTGTCTTACCtgctgaaaaagaaagaattcaaaatgCTGGTGGTAGTGTAATGATTCAAAGAGTTAATGGAGCTTTAGCTGTATCTCGTGCATTGGGAGATTATGagtacaaaaatttgaaagatagaGGCCCCTGTGAACAGTTAGTGTCTCCAGAACCAGAAATATTTGTTCGAGATAGAGACGATGAACATGATGAATTTCTAGTTTTAGCATGTGATGGTATTTGGGATGTTATGAACAACGAAGatctatgtaattttatacattcaaGGCTGTTGCTTACAGATGACCTAGAAGCAGTTACGAACCAGGTCATAGATACCTGTCTGTATAAG GGTAGCAGAGATAACATGAGTATAGTTTTGGTAACATTTCCTGCTGCTCCAAAACCAAGTCCAGAAGCACAGAAAAAAGAAGCAGAGCTTGAAATGGCCATTGAAAGGAGAATCAAAG aaatagttGCTGaacaaaaggataaaaatgaatttgattttttgcaACTGTTACAACTTCTTGTGGACCAAGAATTTCCTAATCTTCCGCCTGGTGGTGGTCTTTCAGCcaa acaACCTTTCATTGAACAAGTGTTTCGAGAAGTATGTCCCAGCCGAGCGGATAGT ATTACATTTCAACAATACTCGAGTCCTTTCCTGCAGTCCAAGTTGAATTCTCCGATTActgatttcaataataactGTTAG
- the LOC107998335 gene encoding protein phosphatase 1B isoform X2 has product MGALLDTPKTEKYNEHGSGNGLHYGVASMQGWRMEMEDAHRAITGLKGGLSDWSYFAVFDGHAGALVSAHSAEHLLECIMQTEEFKAEDVTKGIHSGFLRLDDEMRELPEMSSGTEKSGSTAVCAFISPRNIYIANCGDSRAVLCRAGDPVFSTRDHKPVLPAEKERIQNAGGSVMIQRVNGALAVSRALGDYEYKNLKDRGPCEQLVSPEPEIFVRDRDDEHDEFLVLACDGIWDVMNNEDLCNFIHSRLLLTDDLEAVTNQVIDTCLYKGSRDNMSIVLVTFPAAPKPSPEAQKKEAELEMAIERRIKEIVAEQKDKNEFDFLQLLQLLVDQEFPNLPPGGGLSAKQPFIEQVFREVCPSRADSITFQQYSSPFLQSKLNSPITDFNNN; this is encoded by the exons ATGGGGGCACTTTTGGATACTccaaaaacagaaaaatataatgaacatGGTTCTGGCAATGGACTACATTATGGTGTTGCCAGCATGCAAGGATGGAGAATGGAAATGGAAGATGCTCATAGAGCAATAACTGGTTTAAAAGGTGGTCTCTCAGATTGGAGTTATTTTGCAGTATTTGATGGTCATGCTGGTGCATTAGTATCAGCTCATAGTGCAGAACATTTGTTAGAATGTATAATGCAAACAGAAGAGTTTAAAGCAGAAGATGTTACCAAAGGAATACATTCTGGCTTTCTTCGACTTGATGATGAAATGAGAGAATTACCAGAAATGAGTTCTGGAACAGAAAAATCTGGTTCTACAGCTGTTTGTGCATTTATATCTCccagaaacatatatattgcTAACTGTGGCGATTCTCGAGCTGTACTTTGTCGAGCAGGGGATCCAGTTTTCTCAACAAGAGATCACAAACCTGTCTTACCtgctgaaaaagaaagaattcaaaatgCTGGTGGTAGTGTAATGATTCAAAGAGTTAATGGAGCTTTAGCTGTATCTCGTGCATTGGGAGATTATGagtacaaaaatttgaaagatagaGGCCCCTGTGAACAGTTAGTGTCTCCAGAACCAGAAATATTTGTTCGAGATAGAGACGATGAACATGATGAATTTCTAGTTTTAGCATGTGATGGTATTTGGGATGTTATGAACAACGAAGatctatgtaattttatacattcaaGGCTGTTGCTTACAGATGACCTAGAAGCAGTTACGAACCAGGTCATAGATACCTGTCTGTATAAG GGTAGCAGAGATAACATGAGTATAGTTTTGGTAACATTTCCTGCTGCTCCAAAACCAAGTCCAGAAGCACAGAAAAAAGAAGCAGAGCTTGAAATGGCCATTGAAAGGAGAATCAAAG aaatagttGCTGaacaaaaggataaaaatgaatttgattttttgcaACTGTTACAACTTCTTGTGGACCAAGAATTTCCTAATCTTCCGCCTGGTGGTGGTCTTTCAGCcaa acaACCTTTCATTGAACAAGTGTTTCGAGAAGTATGTCCCAGCCGAGCGGATAGT ATTACATTTCAACAATACTCGAGTCCTTTCCTGCAGTCCAAGTTGAATTCTCCGATTActgatttcaataataact
- the LOC107998335 gene encoding protein phosphatase 1B isoform X3, which translates to MGALLDTPKTEKYNEHGSGNGLHYGVASMQGWRMEMEDAHRAITGLKGGLSDWSYFAVFDGHAGALVSAHSAEHLLECIMQTEEFKAEDVTKGIHSGFLRLDDEMRELPEMSSGTEKSGSTAVCAFISPRNIYIANCGDSRAVLCRAGDPVFSTRDHKPVLPAEKERIQNAGGSVMIQRVNGALAVSRALGDYEYKNLKDRGPCEQLVSPEPEIFVRDRDDEHDEFLVLACDGIWDVMNNEDLCNFIHSRLLLTDDLEAVTNQVIDTCLYKGSRDNMSIVLVTFPAAPKPSPEAQKKEAELEMAIERRIKEIVAEQKDKNEFDFLQLLQLLVDQEFPNLPPGGGLSAKQPFIEQVFREVCPSRADSVSLGYDFPSI; encoded by the exons ATGGGGGCACTTTTGGATACTccaaaaacagaaaaatataatgaacatGGTTCTGGCAATGGACTACATTATGGTGTTGCCAGCATGCAAGGATGGAGAATGGAAATGGAAGATGCTCATAGAGCAATAACTGGTTTAAAAGGTGGTCTCTCAGATTGGAGTTATTTTGCAGTATTTGATGGTCATGCTGGTGCATTAGTATCAGCTCATAGTGCAGAACATTTGTTAGAATGTATAATGCAAACAGAAGAGTTTAAAGCAGAAGATGTTACCAAAGGAATACATTCTGGCTTTCTTCGACTTGATGATGAAATGAGAGAATTACCAGAAATGAGTTCTGGAACAGAAAAATCTGGTTCTACAGCTGTTTGTGCATTTATATCTCccagaaacatatatattgcTAACTGTGGCGATTCTCGAGCTGTACTTTGTCGAGCAGGGGATCCAGTTTTCTCAACAAGAGATCACAAACCTGTCTTACCtgctgaaaaagaaagaattcaaaatgCTGGTGGTAGTGTAATGATTCAAAGAGTTAATGGAGCTTTAGCTGTATCTCGTGCATTGGGAGATTATGagtacaaaaatttgaaagatagaGGCCCCTGTGAACAGTTAGTGTCTCCAGAACCAGAAATATTTGTTCGAGATAGAGACGATGAACATGATGAATTTCTAGTTTTAGCATGTGATGGTATTTGGGATGTTATGAACAACGAAGatctatgtaattttatacattcaaGGCTGTTGCTTACAGATGACCTAGAAGCAGTTACGAACCAGGTCATAGATACCTGTCTGTATAAG GGTAGCAGAGATAACATGAGTATAGTTTTGGTAACATTTCCTGCTGCTCCAAAACCAAGTCCAGAAGCACAGAAAAAAGAAGCAGAGCTTGAAATGGCCATTGAAAGGAGAATCAAAG aaatagttGCTGaacaaaaggataaaaatgaatttgattttttgcaACTGTTACAACTTCTTGTGGACCAAGAATTTCCTAATCTTCCGCCTGGTGGTGGTCTTTCAGCcaa acaACCTTTCATTGAACAAGTGTTTCGAGAAGTATGTCCCAGCCGAGCGGATAGTGTAAGTCTTGGATACGATTTCCCTTCGATATAA
- the LOC107998335 gene encoding protein phosphatase 1B isoform X4 → MGALLDTPKTEKYNEHGSGNGLHYGVASMQGWRMEMEDAHRAITGLKGGLSDWSYFAVFDGHAGALVSAHSAEHLLECIMQTEEFKAEDVTKGIHSGFLRLDDEMRELPEMSSGTEKSGSTAVCAFISPRNIYIANCGDSRAVLCRAGDPVFSTRDHKPVLPAEKERIQNAGGSVMIQRVNGALAVSRALGDYEYKNLKDRGPCEQLVSPEPEIFVRDRDDEHDEFLVLACDGIWDVMNNEDLCNFIHSRLLLTDDLEAVTNQVIDTCLYKGSRDNMSIVLVTFPAAPKPSPEAQKKEAELEMAIERRIKEIVAEQKDKNEFDFLQLLQLLVDQEFPNLPPGGGLSAKQPFIEQVFREVCPSRADSNSQAT, encoded by the exons ATGGGGGCACTTTTGGATACTccaaaaacagaaaaatataatgaacatGGTTCTGGCAATGGACTACATTATGGTGTTGCCAGCATGCAAGGATGGAGAATGGAAATGGAAGATGCTCATAGAGCAATAACTGGTTTAAAAGGTGGTCTCTCAGATTGGAGTTATTTTGCAGTATTTGATGGTCATGCTGGTGCATTAGTATCAGCTCATAGTGCAGAACATTTGTTAGAATGTATAATGCAAACAGAAGAGTTTAAAGCAGAAGATGTTACCAAAGGAATACATTCTGGCTTTCTTCGACTTGATGATGAAATGAGAGAATTACCAGAAATGAGTTCTGGAACAGAAAAATCTGGTTCTACAGCTGTTTGTGCATTTATATCTCccagaaacatatatattgcTAACTGTGGCGATTCTCGAGCTGTACTTTGTCGAGCAGGGGATCCAGTTTTCTCAACAAGAGATCACAAACCTGTCTTACCtgctgaaaaagaaagaattcaaaatgCTGGTGGTAGTGTAATGATTCAAAGAGTTAATGGAGCTTTAGCTGTATCTCGTGCATTGGGAGATTATGagtacaaaaatttgaaagatagaGGCCCCTGTGAACAGTTAGTGTCTCCAGAACCAGAAATATTTGTTCGAGATAGAGACGATGAACATGATGAATTTCTAGTTTTAGCATGTGATGGTATTTGGGATGTTATGAACAACGAAGatctatgtaattttatacattcaaGGCTGTTGCTTACAGATGACCTAGAAGCAGTTACGAACCAGGTCATAGATACCTGTCTGTATAAG GGTAGCAGAGATAACATGAGTATAGTTTTGGTAACATTTCCTGCTGCTCCAAAACCAAGTCCAGAAGCACAGAAAAAAGAAGCAGAGCTTGAAATGGCCATTGAAAGGAGAATCAAAG aaatagttGCTGaacaaaaggataaaaatgaatttgattttttgcaACTGTTACAACTTCTTGTGGACCAAGAATTTCCTAATCTTCCGCCTGGTGGTGGTCTTTCAGCcaa acaACCTTTCATTGAACAAGTGTTTCGAGAAGTATGTCCCAGCCGAGCGGATAGT